In a genomic window of Paracoccaceae bacterium:
- a CDS encoding DUF58 domain-containing protein produces MSSQPTALRTGAEEQAASLPALLARAKHLAGAVLLGDHGRRRAGMGDDFWQYRPAQIGDSRRLIDHRRSARGDQEFVREREWQIAQSVMLWVDQGASMRFTSDGELPLKADRARLLGLAIAILLVRGGERVGLTGTTLPPRRGNAQVLRLAEAFTTDAADDYAPPEHRAMIPSARAVFISDFMGDIAEVKLALTKAADRGVRGVLLHTLDPSEEAFPFRGRTIFESVGGSLRHETLKANDLKDRYLERLAERKAELQKLCAVTGWQYGLHHTDASAQSALLWLYRALDTGGIR; encoded by the coding sequence ATGTCGTCCCAGCCCACTGCGCTTCGGACAGGTGCTGAGGAACAGGCCGCGTCCCTCCCGGCACTTCTGGCGCGGGCGAAGCATTTGGCCGGTGCGGTACTGTTGGGAGATCACGGACGCCGCCGTGCAGGAATGGGTGATGATTTCTGGCAATACAGACCCGCGCAAATCGGGGACAGCCGTCGCCTGATCGATCACCGCCGTTCCGCGCGCGGCGATCAGGAATTTGTGCGTGAACGCGAATGGCAAATCGCCCAGTCAGTGATGTTATGGGTCGATCAGGGCGCGTCCATGCGGTTCACCAGCGATGGCGAGCTGCCGCTCAAAGCGGACCGCGCGCGTCTTCTGGGACTGGCCATAGCCATCCTGCTTGTACGCGGCGGTGAACGTGTGGGGCTGACCGGAACAACCCTGCCGCCCCGCCGTGGTAACGCTCAGGTGCTTCGACTGGCCGAAGCGTTTACGACAGATGCTGCGGACGACTATGCCCCGCCGGAACACCGCGCGATGATCCCGTCTGCCCGCGCAGTTTTCATATCCGACTTCATGGGGGATATCGCCGAGGTCAAACTGGCGCTTACCAAAGCAGCCGATCGAGGCGTCCGTGGCGTCCTGCTGCACACGCTTGATCCGAGCGAAGAAGCGTTTCCCTTCCGTGGTCGCACGATATTTGAAAGCGTTGGTGGCAGCCTGAGGCATGAAACGCTGAAAGCGAACGACCTCAAGGACCGCTATCTGGAACGTTTGGCCGAGCGCAAGGCCGAGTTGCAAAAACTCTGTGCAGTGACAGGCTGGCAATATGGGTTGCATCATACCGATGCCTCGGCGCAGTCTGCATTGCTCTGGCTCTATCGAGCGTTGGATACTGGGGGCATCAGATGA
- a CDS encoding DUF1203 domain-containing protein, with translation MSLFIALETEMVRHWQNGGTDIHGQKPERKISTGPGTPCRHCLKDVPEGEAMLILAHRPFEGVHAYAETGPIFLCAKPCTRGGGSDDLPEILTTSPDYLLKGYSTDERIVYGTGEVVATKAIQDKVAEVFKNPDVAFIHVRSARNNCYQARIERD, from the coding sequence ATGTCACTTTTCATTGCATTAGAGACTGAAATGGTCCGCCATTGGCAAAACGGTGGCACCGATATTCACGGCCAAAAGCCAGAGCGCAAGATCTCAACCGGGCCCGGCACACCCTGTCGTCATTGCCTGAAAGACGTGCCAGAGGGCGAAGCGATGCTGATTCTCGCGCACCGCCCGTTTGAGGGCGTGCACGCCTATGCCGAGACAGGCCCTATTTTCCTCTGCGCCAAACCTTGTACACGGGGGGGCGGCTCAGACGATTTGCCTGAAATCTTGACGACTTCGCCGGATTATCTGCTCAAAGGATACTCCACGGACGAACGCATTGTATATGGAACAGGCGAGGTCGTCGCGACCAAGGCAATACAAGACAAAGTCGCCGAGGTTTTCAAGAATCCTGATGTTGCTTTCATCCATGTTCGATCGGCGCGAAACAACTGTTACCAGGCCCGTATTGAAAGAGATTGA
- a CDS encoding DUF4159 domain-containing protein, which yields MTVLGGIGFTAPWLLMALLALPILWLILRAVPPAPMRRRFPGVALLLGLKDDETVSDRTPWWLLLLRMLAIAAIILGLAGPVLNPNEDQAQGTGPLLIVLDGSWAGATRWAEQEEAIAAQLTRASRAERTVAFLDLARPQPPVFQSADAWRSRLPGFRPAPWQADAARSAQAVSFANAAAGFDTLWFSDGLEFPGRSDVLAAFEAKGAVEVYQTAANVVALQPAGFEDGAVQLSAVRAAPGPEREVVIQAQGRDPAGNPSILATANAIFADGETSAEAALALPSELRARITRFDLQGQRSAGATTLADDGLRRREIALIAGRENREGLQLLSPLHYIEQALAPNADLIRGAISDVLPANPDVIVLADIATLSASELEGIGAWVDQGGMLVRFAGPRVAASDVSRIDEDPMMPVRLRTGGRTVGGAMSWGAPKSLAPFRETSPFFGLSIPDDVQITSQVMAQPDPTLAERVIAELTDGTPLVTRKAREQGQIVLFHVTATADWSTLPLSGLFVQMMERLAISTSAAQPDATQLDGTTWTPELVMDGFATLSDAGTLPGVPGPDLLNAPSGPDMQPGIYASGDRRLARNVLTADTVLTPVSWPARIPVKGFAVPPEQPVAGWLLSLSILLLLADVVASLSLSGRLLGNINRATAVAVMAIWPAIYAQQVDAQVTQEDAFALNATTELALAYVRTSNTRVDELSDAGLRGLSNTLFFRTSVEPADPVGVDLEMDELAFFPVLYWPITTDQPRPSSEAYAKLNAYLRSGGLILFDTRDADIARFGAASPNGRKLQDLAAPLDIPPLEPLPSDHVLTRTFYLLQDFPGRHTSRDVWVEAAPPDAEQVEGMPFRNLNDGVTPVVIGGNDWASAWAVGASGAPMVPIGRGFTGERQRELAFRFGVNLVMHVLTGNYKSDQVHVPALLDRLGQ from the coding sequence ATGACCGTCTTAGGAGGCATAGGTTTCACCGCGCCGTGGTTGCTCATGGCGCTGCTTGCGCTCCCCATACTCTGGTTGATCCTGCGCGCGGTCCCACCCGCGCCCATGCGCCGCCGGTTTCCCGGTGTGGCCCTGCTTTTGGGGCTCAAAGACGATGAAACGGTTTCTGATCGCACGCCTTGGTGGCTCTTGTTGCTGCGCATGCTGGCCATAGCCGCGATTATTTTGGGGTTGGCCGGTCCGGTTTTGAACCCCAACGAGGATCAGGCACAGGGCACCGGGCCGCTGTTGATTGTTTTGGATGGCAGTTGGGCAGGTGCGACGAGATGGGCGGAACAGGAAGAGGCCATCGCAGCGCAACTGACCCGAGCAAGCCGTGCCGAGCGCACCGTCGCCTTCCTTGATCTTGCACGGCCACAGCCGCCCGTCTTCCAATCCGCTGACGCCTGGCGGTCAAGGTTACCCGGCTTCAGACCAGCACCCTGGCAAGCAGACGCCGCGCGTTCCGCACAGGCGGTTTCTTTCGCCAACGCTGCCGCAGGGTTCGACACCCTTTGGTTCAGTGATGGCCTTGAGTTTCCGGGTCGATCAGACGTATTGGCGGCATTCGAAGCCAAGGGTGCAGTAGAAGTGTATCAAACTGCAGCCAATGTTGTCGCGTTGCAACCCGCAGGGTTTGAGGACGGTGCCGTGCAACTGTCCGCCGTGCGCGCAGCACCCGGGCCAGAACGCGAAGTTGTCATACAGGCGCAGGGCCGGGACCCTGCCGGCAACCCAAGCATCCTTGCCACCGCCAACGCGATCTTTGCGGATGGAGAAACCAGTGCCGAAGCGGCCTTGGCTTTACCGTCAGAATTGCGCGCAAGGATCACGCGTTTTGATCTGCAGGGACAACGTTCGGCCGGTGCAACCACACTGGCGGATGACGGGCTGCGACGCCGCGAAATTGCGCTGATCGCCGGTCGGGAAAACCGCGAGGGACTGCAGTTGCTGTCGCCTTTGCACTATATTGAGCAAGCACTCGCACCCAATGCAGATCTGATCCGTGGTGCGATCAGCGATGTCCTGCCGGCAAACCCGGATGTTATCGTTCTGGCCGATATTGCCACTCTGTCGGCATCAGAATTGGAAGGCATCGGCGCATGGGTTGACCAGGGCGGAATGCTGGTCCGGTTTGCCGGACCCCGTGTGGCCGCCAGCGATGTCAGCCGCATTGACGAAGACCCGATGATGCCGGTGCGCCTGCGCACGGGCGGGCGCACGGTTGGCGGGGCGATGAGTTGGGGCGCGCCAAAATCCCTGGCACCCTTTCGTGAAACTTCACCTTTCTTTGGCCTGTCAATTCCCGACGATGTACAAATCACCTCGCAGGTGATGGCACAGCCTGATCCCACACTTGCAGAACGGGTGATTGCAGAATTGACCGATGGCACCCCGCTGGTCACCCGCAAGGCGCGCGAACAGGGTCAGATCGTTTTATTCCATGTGACGGCCACAGCAGATTGGTCGACACTACCGCTTTCGGGCCTTTTTGTGCAAATGATGGAACGTTTGGCGATTTCGACCTCTGCCGCACAGCCAGATGCGACACAACTCGATGGAACCACTTGGACACCTGAACTGGTTATGGATGGCTTCGCCACATTGAGCGATGCGGGTACTTTGCCCGGCGTACCAGGACCCGATCTGCTGAACGCGCCCTCCGGACCAGATATGCAACCCGGCATTTACGCTTCGGGTGACCGCCGTCTGGCCCGAAATGTCTTGACCGCAGACACGGTATTGACGCCGGTGAGCTGGCCCGCACGCATCCCGGTAAAAGGCTTCGCGGTGCCACCTGAACAACCTGTAGCAGGCTGGCTGTTGAGTCTCTCCATTTTACTGTTACTGGCCGATGTTGTGGCGTCGCTTTCCCTGTCTGGGCGTCTTTTGGGCAATATCAACCGGGCTACTGCCGTCGCGGTGATGGCGATTTGGCCCGCTATATACGCTCAACAGGTCGACGCACAGGTCACACAGGAAGATGCTTTCGCGTTGAACGCCACGACTGAGCTGGCGTTGGCTTATGTACGCACCAGCAACACCCGAGTGGATGAATTGTCCGATGCGGGGCTTCGAGGGCTCTCGAACACGCTGTTCTTTCGGACTTCCGTTGAGCCCGCTGATCCTGTCGGCGTGGATCTGGAAATGGATGAACTGGCCTTTTTTCCGGTTTTGTATTGGCCGATAACAACGGATCAACCCCGGCCCTCGTCAGAAGCCTATGCGAAGCTGAACGCCTATTTGCGCTCTGGTGGGCTGATCCTTTTTGATACGCGAGATGCAGATATCGCAAGGTTTGGTGCGGCCAGCCCGAACGGGCGAAAACTTCAGGATCTGGCGGCTCCCCTAGATATTCCACCGCTTGAGCCGCTGCCCTCAGATCACGTTCTGACCCGCACATTTTACCTGCTACAGGATTTCCCGGGCCGTCATACCAGCCGCGACGTCTGGGTCGAAGCTGCGCCACCGGACGCCGAGCAGGTTGAAGGGATGCCCTTTCGAAACCTGAATGACGGCGTCACGCCCGTGGTCATCGGCGGCAACGACTGGGCATCGGCCTGGGCCGTCGGTGCGTCCGGAGCGCCGATGGTACCGATTGGCAGGGGATTCACCGGTGAGCGGCAAAGAGAACTCGCGTTCCGGTTTGGCGTCAATCTCGTGATGCATGTACTGACCGGCAATTATAAATCAGATCAGGTGCATGTACCTGCTCTGCTGGATCGGTTGGGCCAATGA
- a CDS encoding DUF1285 domain-containing protein gives MSGQKTVTPSAEGLAASLTAVKTRGLPPVHLWNPPFCGDLDMRIARDGTWFYQGTPIGRPGLVKLFSSILKREDEKYFLVTPVEKVGITVDDAPFVAVDFEATGDGEDQVLTFSTHVGDEVVAGRELPIRVVKDAETGEPSPYVLVRANLEALIDRKSFYRLVDLGEHHEGWFGVWSGGTFFQIIPSAELP, from the coding sequence ATGAGTGGACAAAAAACCGTGACTCCCTCGGCGGAAGGCCTTGCAGCTTCATTAACTGCTGTAAAAACACGCGGTTTGCCGCCCGTGCACCTGTGGAACCCGCCTTTTTGCGGTGATCTTGACATGCGCATCGCGCGGGATGGCACCTGGTTTTATCAAGGAACACCGATTGGACGGCCCGGATTGGTCAAGTTATTTTCATCGATTCTTAAACGAGAGGATGAAAAATACTTCTTGGTAACGCCGGTTGAAAAAGTCGGAATCACGGTGGATGACGCGCCATTTGTGGCGGTGGACTTTGAAGCAACGGGCGATGGCGAGGATCAGGTTCTGACCTTTAGTACCCATGTTGGCGATGAAGTCGTCGCGGGCAGGGAGCTGCCGATTCGCGTCGTGAAGGATGCTGAAACGGGTGAACCGTCGCCTTATGTGCTGGTGCGTGCCAACCTCGAAGCTTTGATTGATCGAAAGAGTTTCTATCGATTGGTCGACCTTGGAGAGCATCATGAAGGGTGGTTCGGGGTTTGGTCCGGTGGCACGTTTTTTCAGATTATCCCAAGTGCGGAATTGCCCTGA
- the polA gene encoding DNA polymerase I — translation MNTTFGKGHHLHLIDGSAFIFRAYHALPPLTRKSDGLPIGAVSGFCNMLQRYVETNTGPDAPTHVAVIFDKGSHTFRNDMYDQYKANREAMPEDLRPQIPLTRQATIAFNIACEEKEGFEADDIIATLAVQARAAGGRCTIISSDKDLMQLVGDGVEMLDAMKNKRIDRDGVFEKFGVYPERVVDVQALAGDSVDNVPGAPGIGIKTAALLINEYGDLDALLERAEEIKQPKRRETLINHAEQIRLSRRLVLLDENTPLDFTLDDLEVREPDADLLMPFLAEMEFRTLTKRIADQLGVEPPAIDDTPKHAPEAPEVADIPFDKSGYSKVSSGAELQDWIDRIYERGCVAVDTETTGLNEMTADLVGVSLCVEAGQACYIPLIHKVHRGDDLFGSDDLAEDQMALSDAIDMLKPVLEDQSILKIGQNMKYDAKIFAQIGINVAPIDDTMLMSYAMHGGLHNHGMDALSDRYLGHTPIPIKPLLGSGKSAITFDKVPLEDAVPYAAEDADITLRLWQRFKPMLHRAQVTRVYETLERPLVPVLAQMEQTGIKVDRDTLSRMSNAFSQKMAGLEDEIYTLAGRKFNVGSPKQLGEILFDEMSLEGGKKGKTGAYATGADVLEDLATEHKLPARVLDWRQLSKLKSTYTDALQDHINPDTGRVHTSYSIAGASTGRLASTDPNLQNIPIRTEEGRRIREAFVAEEGKTLVALDYSQIELRILAHIADIEALKQAFRDGQDIHAMTASEMFDVPMDQMTPDIRRRAKAINFGVIYGISGFGLARNLRIPRSEAQGFIDRYFERFPGIRTYMDDTKAFAKEHGYVQTLFGRRIHTPNIGAKGPHAGFAARAAINAPIQGTAADVIRRAMIRMPAAIADLPAKMLLQVHDELLFEVENGAQNDLITAARTVMEGAADPVVKLDVTLSVDAGQGPNWAVAH, via the coding sequence ATGAACACGACATTCGGGAAAGGCCATCACCTTCATCTGATCGACGGCTCCGCGTTCATCTTTCGCGCCTATCACGCCTTGCCCCCCCTGACGCGTAAGTCAGACGGGTTGCCGATTGGTGCGGTTTCGGGATTCTGCAATATGCTGCAACGCTATGTCGAGACCAACACCGGTCCAGATGCGCCGACACATGTAGCCGTGATTTTTGACAAGGGCAGCCATACTTTTCGCAATGACATGTACGATCAATACAAAGCCAACCGCGAGGCCATGCCTGAAGACTTGCGCCCACAGATCCCTTTGACCCGCCAAGCAACAATTGCCTTCAACATTGCCTGCGAGGAAAAAGAGGGCTTTGAGGCTGACGACATCATTGCAACTTTGGCGGTTCAGGCCCGCGCGGCAGGCGGGCGGTGTACGATTATCAGCTCAGATAAAGACTTGATGCAATTGGTCGGCGACGGCGTCGAAATGCTGGACGCGATGAAAAACAAGCGCATTGACCGGGATGGCGTGTTCGAGAAATTCGGCGTTTATCCTGAGCGGGTTGTGGATGTGCAGGCGCTCGCCGGTGACAGTGTTGACAACGTCCCAGGCGCGCCAGGGATCGGGATCAAGACAGCGGCTTTGTTGATCAATGAATACGGTGATCTGGATGCGCTATTGGAGCGCGCAGAAGAAATCAAACAGCCCAAACGCCGCGAGACTCTGATCAATCATGCGGAACAAATCCGGCTGTCACGCCGCCTTGTGCTGCTGGATGAAAACACTCCGCTCGATTTTACGTTGGATGATCTCGAAGTGCGGGAACCGGATGCGGATCTGCTGATGCCATTCCTTGCGGAGATGGAGTTCCGCACTCTGACAAAGCGGATCGCGGATCAACTGGGCGTCGAACCCCCGGCTATTGATGACACGCCCAAACATGCGCCGGAAGCGCCCGAAGTGGCGGATATTCCATTCGACAAAAGCGGGTATTCCAAAGTGAGTTCGGGTGCGGAACTTCAGGATTGGATCGACCGCATATATGAACGCGGTTGTGTGGCTGTGGATACAGAAACCACGGGCCTGAATGAAATGACTGCCGATCTGGTGGGTGTGTCGCTCTGTGTGGAGGCGGGACAGGCGTGTTACATCCCACTGATCCACAAGGTGCATCGCGGCGATGATCTATTTGGGTCAGATGATCTGGCCGAGGATCAGATGGCCCTGTCTGACGCCATAGACATGCTCAAACCTGTGCTGGAGGATCAATCGATCCTGAAGATCGGGCAAAACATGAAGTATGACGCCAAGATTTTCGCCCAAATCGGGATCAATGTTGCGCCCATCGACGACACCATGCTGATGTCTTACGCGATGCACGGCGGGCTACACAATCACGGCATGGATGCGCTGTCGGACCGATATCTCGGGCATACGCCGATCCCAATAAAACCCCTGTTAGGCTCTGGTAAGTCCGCGATCACCTTCGACAAGGTGCCACTGGAGGACGCTGTGCCCTATGCGGCAGAAGACGCGGATATTACCCTGCGCCTGTGGCAAAGGTTCAAACCAATGCTGCACCGGGCGCAGGTTACGCGGGTCTATGAAACGCTGGAGCGTCCTTTGGTGCCGGTGTTGGCGCAGATGGAACAAACTGGCATCAAGGTCGATCGCGATACGCTGTCGCGCATGTCCAATGCGTTCAGTCAGAAAATGGCCGGTCTGGAAGACGAGATCTACACACTTGCCGGACGCAAATTCAATGTAGGTTCTCCCAAGCAGCTGGGCGAAATCCTGTTTGACGAAATGAGTCTGGAGGGCGGTAAAAAGGGCAAAACCGGGGCCTATGCGACCGGTGCTGATGTTCTGGAAGACCTTGCTACAGAACATAAATTGCCAGCTCGCGTGCTTGACTGGCGGCAGCTGTCCAAGCTGAAATCCACCTACACGGACGCGTTGCAGGACCATATCAACCCCGATACCGGGCGCGTACATACGTCCTATTCCATTGCCGGTGCATCTACGGGGCGGCTCGCCTCCACCGATCCAAATCTGCAAAATATCCCGATCCGAACCGAGGAAGGACGCCGCATTCGCGAAGCCTTTGTGGCCGAGGAGGGCAAGACGCTGGTCGCGCTGGATTACAGCCAGATCGAGCTGCGTATTCTGGCTCATATTGCAGATATTGAGGCTCTAAAGCAGGCCTTCAGAGACGGTCAGGACATTCATGCAATGACCGCTTCCGAAATGTTTGATGTGCCGATGGACCAAATGACCCCCGACATCCGGCGCCGCGCGAAGGCGATCAATTTTGGGGTGATCTATGGCATTTCCGGTTTTGGGCTGGCGCGCAATCTACGGATTCCGCGCAGTGAGGCGCAGGGTTTCATCGACCGGTATTTTGAACGTTTCCCCGGCATCCGGACTTATATGGACGACACCAAAGCCTTTGCCAAAGAACATGGATATGTTCAAACGCTTTTTGGGCGTCGCATTCATACGCCCAACATCGGGGCCAAAGGGCCGCACGCCGGTTTTGCAGCCCGCGCGGCGATTAATGCGCCCATTCAGGGGACGGCAGCTGATGTTATTCGCCGCGCCATGATCCGGATGCCTGCGGCCATCGCTGACTTGCCCGCCAAGATGCTGTTACAGGTGCATGACGAGCTGCTTTTTGAGGTGGAGAATGGGGCCCAGAACGATCTGATCACCGCTGCGCGCACGGTCATGGAAGGTGCTGCCGACCCGGTTGTCAAATTAGATGTCACACTCAGTGTTGACGCAGGACAAGGGCCAAACTGGGCTGTCGCGCATTAG
- a CDS encoding TIM barrel protein: MFKIAANLSHLWPEIPYLDRFDAAAEAGFEGVEVLFPYDMPAKDTQRALLKSGLPMVLINAPPPNYTGGARGFAAVPELDDRFRFDLRRALRYCEALRVPMLHVMTGAAEGTEARETLIANLRWASEQVPENMTLLLEPLNTVSMPGYYLNDYELAADILNELGISNIALQFDTFHAQTIHGDALEVYEKHKLLVRHIQIGDAPDRTTPGQGDVNFNAFFDRLKADGYAGWVSAEYTPGPQTEDSLSWLHALRP; this comes from the coding sequence ATGTTCAAAATCGCCGCCAACCTGAGCCACTTATGGCCCGAAATCCCCTATCTCGACCGTTTTGATGCCGCTGCGGAGGCCGGATTTGAAGGTGTGGAGGTTCTGTTTCCATATGACATGCCGGCCAAAGACACTCAGCGCGCCTTGCTCAAATCTGGCCTGCCGATGGTTTTGATCAACGCACCCCCACCCAATTATACCGGTGGTGCGCGTGGTTTTGCGGCCGTACCGGAACTGGACGACCGTTTCCGTTTCGATTTGCGCCGCGCACTTCGGTATTGTGAGGCTTTGCGCGTGCCCATGTTGCACGTCATGACCGGTGCGGCGGAGGGTACGGAGGCACGGGAAACTCTGATCGCAAACCTGCGCTGGGCATCGGAACAAGTCCCTGAGAATATGACGCTCTTGCTGGAACCGCTCAATACCGTAAGCATGCCGGGTTATTATCTGAATGACTATGAATTAGCCGCGGATATTCTGAACGAACTCGGGATTTCGAACATTGCTTTGCAGTTTGACACCTTTCACGCGCAAACCATCCACGGCGACGCGCTCGAAGTTTACGAAAAACACAAATTGCTGGTGCGACACATCCAAATCGGTGACGCACCGGATCGTACAACACCAGGACAGGGCGACGTCAATTTCAATGCATTTTTCGACCGCTTGAAGGCGGATGGTTATGCGGGCTGGGTCAGCGCAGAATATACTCCGGGGCCGCAGACCGAAGACAGCCTGTCATGGCTGCATGCGCTGCGACCCTGA
- a CDS encoding zinc-finger domain-containing protein codes for MMQQPPETRIVDSFRIACDGGEGALGHPRVWLQIPKDTGWVECGYCDCKYVHKDYADKV; via the coding sequence ATCATGCAGCAACCGCCAGAGACCAGAATTGTCGACAGTTTCCGCATTGCCTGTGACGGCGGCGAGGGCGCGCTCGGTCATCCGCGCGTTTGGCTGCAAATCCCGAAAGACACCGGGTGGGTAGAATGTGGCTATTGCGATTGCAAATACGTCCACAAGGATTATGCGGACAAAGTCTGA
- a CDS encoding MoxR family ATPase, protein MSEAEDMVADIEALGEKLMAAKQSITQRFIGQERVVELTLTALLCGGHGLLIGLPGLGKTRLVETLSTVMGLHGNRVQFTPDLMPADILGSEVLDTAPDGSRAFRFIEGPIFCQLLMADEINRASPRTQSALLQAMQEKTVTVAGENRVLGVPFHVLATQNPIEQEGTYPLPEAQLDRFLVQIDVEYPNRDTERDILLATTGDTEAASTEIFTASELLKAQQLLRRMPVGESVVEMILDLVRAFRPDEEGVSQQVRETVAWGPGPRAAQALMLTVRARALLQGRLAPSAEDVLDMARPVLSHRMALNFAARARGDSLAGLIDTTAMELAGTKAAA, encoded by the coding sequence ATGAGTGAAGCAGAAGACATGGTCGCAGATATCGAAGCGCTCGGCGAAAAGCTGATGGCGGCCAAACAATCGATCACGCAAAGGTTCATCGGTCAGGAACGTGTCGTCGAACTGACTTTGACCGCGCTGCTTTGTGGTGGGCATGGCTTGTTGATCGGATTGCCAGGTCTGGGCAAAACGCGTTTGGTGGAAACGCTCTCAACTGTCATGGGGCTGCATGGCAACAGGGTGCAGTTTACACCCGATCTGATGCCTGCCGATATTCTGGGTTCTGAAGTCCTGGACACCGCACCGGACGGCAGCCGCGCTTTTCGCTTTATTGAGGGCCCGATCTTCTGCCAGTTGCTGATGGCGGATGAGATCAACCGCGCCAGCCCCCGGACCCAATCCGCGCTTTTGCAGGCGATGCAAGAAAAAACTGTCACTGTAGCGGGCGAAAACCGCGTACTCGGTGTGCCCTTCCATGTGCTTGCGACCCAGAACCCGATTGAGCAGGAAGGGACTTATCCTCTTCCCGAGGCGCAACTCGACAGGTTTCTGGTGCAAATTGATGTGGAATACCCCAATCGAGATACCGAACGCGACATCTTGTTGGCGACGACCGGAGATACAGAAGCTGCATCTACAGAGATATTCACCGCCAGCGAACTATTGAAGGCGCAGCAGCTATTGCGTCGGATGCCGGTCGGCGAAAGCGTTGTCGAAATGATACTCGATCTGGTCCGCGCCTTTCGTCCTGATGAAGAGGGCGTTTCCCAACAAGTGCGGGAAACCGTTGCATGGGGTCCGGGACCACGCGCCGCGCAGGCCTTGATGCTGACCGTAAGGGCGCGGGCATTGCTGCAAGGGCGCCTTGCACCTTCTGCAGAGGACGTTCTTGATATGGCGCGACCCGTTCTCAGTCACCGTATGGCCCTCAATTTTGCGGCACGGGCACGAGGCGACAGCTTGGCCGGTTTGATTGACACCACAGCCATGGAGCTCGCCGGCACGAAGGCCGCCGCGTGA
- a CDS encoding DUF2798 domain-containing protein → MIPARYQHFVYGFILSGLMSFMVSGIATYRSLGLIDDFFMVWISNWLPSWSVAYPTLLCVSPIARRIVSKLVRQEA, encoded by the coding sequence ATGATTCCCGCTCGATACCAACATTTTGTCTATGGTTTCATCCTGTCGGGTTTGATGTCTTTCATGGTGTCTGGGATCGCGACCTATCGAAGTCTCGGCCTGATTGATGATTTTTTCATGGTTTGGATTTCCAACTGGTTGCCCAGCTGGTCCGTCGCCTATCCAACTTTGTTATGCGTGTCGCCAATTGCCCGCCGGATCGTATCCAAACTGGTGCGGCAAGAAGCGTAG